A stretch of the Sulfurimonas sp. HSL3-1 genome encodes the following:
- a CDS encoding DNA polymerase III subunit gamma/tau encodes MNERSQVLALKYRPRRFEDLIGQETIAQTLSLALDSKRLSHAYLFSGLRGSGKTSTARIFAKALMCENGPTSHPCEQCEHCITANEGRHMDIIEMDAASSRKIDDIRDLIEHTKYQPASAKFKIFIIDEVHMLTKEAFNALLKTLEEPPPFVKFILATTDPLKLPATILSRTQHFRFKKISPQNVSAHLSHILNLENITYEPEALQILARSGSGSLRDTLTLLDQAIIYSKHHVDVSTVTEMLGLIDPQFFESLFGVIFSKDRSRLVDTLRDLEAYEAEMVVDELTSWLKERLYDHDDSRFSPLLLERFFRILSEAKSLFAINAEGSFVLGLIFFKMIEALKVKEIDQMIESLEAQVGRPDSVAYAAAPAATAAPAVPTATAAPATESESAAEAPAAPEPEPVVAPAPDPALAKFEELCARIEDRSADLGACFREQITFIAYGDDTLTWESCAEGDCRAKLKHGFPVIKQLVREVFGFETKIKHNPCSKPEEAAPKPEPVNEASTLPVSESAPMPEARMPASEPAPENSVSPVEEMEERPAYMESYSAVEEAPQSASMTEEVETGSGSCVTGNCEPDLSTREIDGNAILDEPMIQKATELFEATKITIQNKV; translated from the coding sequence GTGAACGAGCGCTCGCAAGTCCTGGCCCTGAAGTACCGTCCCCGCCGTTTTGAAGACCTGATCGGGCAGGAGACGATCGCGCAGACGCTCTCCCTGGCGCTGGACTCCAAACGCCTCTCGCACGCCTACCTTTTCTCCGGCCTTCGCGGTTCGGGCAAAACCTCGACGGCGCGGATCTTCGCCAAGGCGCTGATGTGTGAAAACGGACCGACCTCCCACCCCTGCGAACAGTGCGAACACTGCATCACCGCCAACGAGGGTCGCCACATGGACATCATCGAGATGGATGCCGCCTCCAGCCGCAAGATCGACGATATCCGCGACCTCATCGAACATACCAAGTACCAGCCGGCCAGCGCGAAGTTCAAGATCTTCATCATCGACGAAGTACACATGCTCACCAAGGAGGCGTTCAACGCCCTGCTCAAGACCCTCGAGGAGCCGCCGCCGTTCGTAAAGTTTATCCTCGCGACGACCGACCCGCTCAAGCTCCCCGCGACGATTCTCAGCCGGACCCAGCACTTCCGCTTCAAGAAGATCTCGCCGCAGAACGTCAGCGCGCACCTGAGCCACATCCTCAACCTTGAGAATATCACCTACGAGCCCGAAGCGCTGCAGATCCTCGCCCGCAGCGGTTCGGGGAGCCTGCGCGACACCCTGACCCTGCTGGACCAGGCCATCATCTATTCCAAGCACCACGTCGATGTCTCCACCGTCACGGAGATGCTGGGCCTGATCGACCCGCAGTTTTTCGAGTCGCTTTTTGGCGTCATCTTCTCCAAGGACCGGTCACGGCTCGTCGATACCCTCAGGGACCTGGAGGCCTACGAAGCGGAGATGGTCGTTGACGAACTCACCTCCTGGCTTAAAGAGCGCCTCTACGACCATGACGACTCCCGCTTCTCGCCGCTGCTGCTGGAGCGCTTTTTCCGCATCCTCAGCGAGGCGAAGTCCCTCTTCGCCATCAACGCCGAAGGGAGCTTCGTCCTGGGGCTGATCTTCTTCAAGATGATCGAAGCGCTGAAAGTCAAAGAGATCGACCAGATGATCGAATCCCTCGAGGCCCAGGTCGGCCGCCCCGACAGCGTCGCCTATGCGGCGGCTCCCGCCGCCACGGCCGCCCCTGCTGTTCCCACTGCTACCGCAGCACCAGCCACAGAGAGCGAAAGCGCGGCGGAAGCGCCGGCCGCACCCGAACCGGAGCCGGTCGTTGCGCCGGCACCCGACCCCGCGCTCGCAAAGTTCGAAGAACTCTGCGCACGCATCGAGGACCGCAGTGCGGATCTGGGAGCGTGTTTCCGCGAACAGATTACCTTCATCGCCTACGGCGACGACACTCTTACCTGGGAGAGCTGCGCCGAGGGCGACTGCCGCGCCAAGCTCAAACACGGCTTCCCGGTCATCAAACAGCTGGTACGTGAGGTATTCGGGTTCGAGACGAAAATCAAGCACAACCCCTGCTCGAAACCGGAGGAGGCTGCCCCAAAGCCTGAACCGGTAAACGAAGCGAGTACGCTACCCGTATCAGAATCCGCTCCGATGCCTGAAGCGCGGATGCCGGCGTCCGAACCTGCGCCAGAGAACAGTGTGTCACCGGTAGAAGAGATGGAAGAGCGCCCCGCCTATATGGAAAGCTACAGTGCTGTAGAAGAGGCGCCCCAGAGCGCCTCCATGACCGAAGAGGTCGAAACGGGTTCGGGCAGCTGCGTCACGGGGAACTGCGAGCCGGACCTGAGCACCCGGGAGATCGACGGCAACGCCATTCTCGACGAACCGATGATTCAGAAAGCGACCGAGCTCTTCGAAGCGACGAAGATCACGATCCAGAATAAAGTATAG
- the murI gene encoding glutamate racemase, with product MRVGVFDSGIGGLTVVKSLLEHRLFDEIVYYGDTARVPYGVKDRNTIIRYALEAVEFFKNFDIDLLIVACNTVSAYALDEMRAQAPFDVVGVVEPGILAAKNALANSDSEVLVLGTKATVGSGAYQQLLTTHGYRNVEAKATGLFVPIVEEGLFEGEVLESTMHHYFAGCKAPDAVILGCTHFPLIAGAISNYFGDKALMIHSGEAIVEYLEAHYGIQESAANTEMKFFASENPDGLRQVAAQWLGLPTP from the coding sequence GTGCGTGTCGGTGTTTTCGACAGCGGTATCGGCGGCCTGACTGTCGTCAAATCCCTGCTGGAACACCGCCTTTTCGATGAGATCGTCTACTACGGCGACACCGCCCGTGTCCCCTACGGGGTCAAGGACCGCAACACCATCATCCGCTACGCCCTCGAAGCGGTGGAATTTTTCAAAAACTTCGACATTGACCTGCTGATCGTCGCCTGCAACACCGTCAGCGCCTACGCCCTGGACGAGATGCGCGCCCAGGCCCCCTTTGACGTCGTCGGCGTCGTCGAACCGGGCATCCTCGCCGCGAAGAACGCCCTGGCGAACAGCGACTCGGAGGTCCTCGTGCTCGGCACGAAGGCGACCGTCGGCTCCGGGGCCTACCAGCAGCTGCTCACCACCCACGGCTACCGCAACGTCGAAGCCAAAGCGACGGGACTCTTTGTCCCTATCGTCGAAGAGGGGCTCTTCGAGGGCGAAGTGCTCGAAAGTACGATGCACCACTACTTCGCCGGGTGCAAAGCCCCCGACGCCGTCATCCTCGGCTGCACCCACTTCCCCCTCATCGCCGGGGCGATCTCCAACTATTTCGGAGATAAAGCGCTGATGATCCACTCCGGCGAAGCGATCGTGGAGTACCTCGAAGCCCATTACGGCATCCAAGAGAGCGCCGCGAACACCGAGATGAAATTCTTCGCCTCGGAAAACCCCGACGGGCTGCGGCAGGTCGCCGCGCAGTGGCTCGGCCTCCCGACCCCGTAA
- the rho gene encoding transcription termination factor Rho, with protein MSDTSRSNHSRNNKNRTHKPVEGYTVEALREKTIDELVTMAEELGVESPNELKRQDIIFEILKAQTAQGGFILFTGILEVMQDGYGFLRSVDKSFSDSLNDAYVSSTQIKRFALRNGDVVTGQVRAPKDQERYYALLKIEAINYVPPEESKKRPLFENLTPLYALEQLKLEYQPTHLTGRMMDLFAPIGKGQRGLIVAPPRSGKTELMKEIAHGISHNHPEAELMVLLVDERPEEVTDMERSVKGEVYSSTFDMPAKNHVKVAEMVIERAKRRVEIGKNVVILLDSITRLARAYNTVTPSSGKVLSGGVDANALHKPKRFFGAARNIENGGSLTIIATALIETGSRMDEVIFEEFKGTGNSEVVLSRKISDRRIFPAIDILKSGTRKEELLIGPDVLQKVFILRSMLHKQEDEVEALRFLYTKMQKTKSNDEFLSMMNEG; from the coding sequence ATGAGCGATACTTCGCGCAGCAACCATTCACGAAACAATAAAAACAGGACCCATAAGCCCGTCGAAGGCTACACTGTAGAGGCCCTCAGAGAAAAGACGATCGACGAACTCGTCACCATGGCCGAAGAGCTCGGTGTCGAGAGCCCCAACGAGCTCAAACGCCAGGACATCATCTTCGAAATCCTCAAGGCGCAGACGGCCCAGGGAGGCTTTATCCTCTTTACCGGTATCCTCGAAGTGATGCAGGACGGCTACGGCTTCCTCCGCTCCGTCGACAAGAGCTTCAGCGACTCCCTCAACGATGCCTATGTCTCCAGCACCCAGATCAAGCGCTTCGCCCTGCGTAACGGGGACGTCGTCACCGGCCAAGTCCGTGCGCCGAAGGACCAGGAGCGCTACTACGCCCTGCTGAAGATCGAAGCGATCAACTACGTGCCGCCCGAAGAGAGCAAAAAGCGCCCGCTCTTCGAAAACCTCACGCCCCTCTATGCCCTGGAGCAGCTCAAGCTCGAGTACCAGCCGACCCATCTCACCGGCCGTATGATGGACCTCTTCGCCCCCATCGGTAAAGGGCAGCGCGGGCTCATCGTCGCCCCGCCGCGTTCGGGTAAAACGGAGCTGATGAAAGAGATCGCCCACGGTATCAGCCACAACCACCCGGAAGCGGAACTGATGGTCCTGCTCGTCGACGAACGCCCCGAAGAGGTCACCGACATGGAGCGCTCCGTCAAGGGCGAGGTCTACTCCTCCACTTTCGACATGCCGGCAAAGAACCACGTCAAGGTCGCCGAAATGGTCATCGAGCGTGCCAAGCGCCGCGTCGAGATCGGTAAGAACGTCGTCATCCTGCTTGACTCCATCACCCGCCTCGCCCGCGCCTACAACACCGTTACACCGAGTTCAGGTAAGGTCCTCTCAGGTGGTGTCGACGCCAACGCCCTGCACAAACCGAAGCGCTTCTTCGGTGCCGCCCGTAATATCGAGAACGGCGGTTCCCTCACCATCATCGCGACAGCCCTGATCGAGACCGGGAGCCGCATGGACGAGGTCATCTTCGAAGAGTTCAAGGGTACGGGTAACTCCGAAGTGGTGTTGAGCCGCAAGATCTCCGACCGCCGTATCTTCCCGGCGATCGACATCCTCAAGTCCGGTACCCGCAAAGAGGAGCTCCTCATCGGGCCGGACGTCCTGCAAAAAGTCTTTATCCTCCGCTCCATGCTGCACAAGCAAGAGGACGAGGTCGAGGCGCTCCGTTTCCTCTACACCAAGATGCAGAAAACGAAGTCCAACGACGAATTCCTCTCCATGATGAACGAGGGCTAA
- the gmhA gene encoding D-sedoheptulose 7-phosphate isomerase, translating to MRAYLEKEISASIETKQKILNDDALLGTIEAAAKACVEAYRRGNKTLLAGNGGSAADAQHIAAELVGRYGFDRPSIPSLALTTDTSNLTAIGNDYGYDKVFSRQLEGMGVEGDIFFGISTSGNSQNIVNAFESAKAKGITTVALVGRDGGKMGQMADIAIIVPSNATPRIQESHILIGHIICDVIEKELFGDGVGA from the coding sequence ATGAGAGCCTACCTTGAAAAAGAGATTTCAGCTTCCATAGAGACCAAACAAAAAATTTTGAACGATGACGCCCTGTTGGGCACGATCGAAGCGGCGGCTAAAGCCTGTGTCGAGGCCTACCGCCGCGGCAACAAAACGCTGCTTGCGGGCAACGGCGGCAGCGCGGCGGATGCCCAGCATATCGCGGCGGAACTGGTTGGCCGCTATGGTTTCGACCGCCCCTCCATCCCGTCCCTGGCCCTCACCACCGATACCTCGAACCTGACGGCGATCGGTAACGACTACGGCTACGACAAGGTTTTCTCCCGCCAGCTCGAGGGCATGGGTGTGGAAGGTGACATCTTCTTCGGCATCTCCACCTCGGGCAACTCCCAGAACATCGTCAATGCGTTTGAGAGCGCCAAGGCAAAGGGGATCACGACCGTCGCCCTGGTCGGCCGCGACGGCGGCAAGATGGGACAGATGGCCGATATCGCCATCATCGTCCCCTCCAACGCAACACCGCGCATCCAGGAGTCGCACATCCTGATCGGGCACATCATCTGCGACGTGATCGAAAAAGAGCTTTTCGGCGACGGCGTCGGAGCATAG
- the gmhB gene encoding D-glycero-beta-D-manno-heptose 1,7-bisphosphate 7-phosphatase, whose translation MGKPALFLDRDGVINVDTDYLYRIEEFEFIDGIFELCAAYQARGFLIVVVTNQSGIARGRYSEADFDHLTKWMVGEFGKRGVRIAGVYYCPHHPEVTGACTCRKPEPGMLLQAAEELGIDLGRSVMVGDKERDIVAAHRAGVREAYLFDADAKHTEATRTIKSLRELL comes from the coding sequence ATGGGAAAACCTGCCCTCTTCCTCGACCGCGACGGCGTGATCAACGTCGACACGGATTACCTGTATCGCATCGAGGAGTTCGAGTTTATCGACGGCATCTTCGAACTCTGCGCAGCCTACCAGGCGCGGGGTTTTCTGATCGTCGTTGTCACGAACCAGTCCGGCATTGCCCGCGGACGCTACAGCGAAGCGGATTTCGACCATCTGACGAAGTGGATGGTGGGGGAGTTTGGTAAGCGGGGCGTCAGGATCGCCGGGGTCTACTACTGTCCGCATCATCCGGAAGTGACGGGGGCCTGTACCTGCCGCAAACCCGAACCCGGCATGCTGCTTCAGGCCGCGGAAGAGCTCGGCATCGATCTGGGACGTTCGGTGATGGTCGGCGACAAGGAGCGCGACATCGTTGCGGCGCATCGTGCCGGTGTCAGAGAGGCCTACCTGTTCGATGCCGATGCAAAGCACACGGAAGCGACGCGCACTATCAAATCATTAAGGGAGCTGTTATGA
- a CDS encoding asparaginase domain-containing protein, with protein MKILNTGGTFNKRYDPIRGELEVPFDNEAIEDIVESFAYSVEIAGMLYKDSLEMTEEDREQLINIIDVDDEEVYVIVHGTDTMDLTAKALAEWMEEDEEERVIVLTGAMVPYSIDKTEASVNLGMALGYAATQPAPGVYICMSGIIAPYDRIRKNRGEGIFEIV; from the coding sequence ATGAAAATCCTCAATACCGGCGGGACGTTCAATAAACGCTACGATCCCATCCGCGGGGAGCTCGAGGTCCCCTTCGACAACGAAGCCATCGAAGATATTGTCGAGAGCTTTGCTTACAGTGTCGAGATTGCCGGGATGCTCTATAAAGATTCGCTGGAGATGACCGAGGAGGACCGCGAACAGCTCATCAACATCATCGACGTTGACGACGAAGAGGTCTACGTCATCGTCCACGGTACCGACACGATGGACCTGACGGCCAAAGCCCTGGCGGAGTGGATGGAAGAGGATGAAGAGGAGCGGGTCATCGTCCTCACCGGCGCCATGGTGCCTTACAGCATCGACAAAACCGAAGCGAGCGTCAACCTGGGGATGGCGCTGGGATACGCCGCGACGCAACCCGCGCCGGGGGTCTACATCTGTATGAGCGGGATCATCGCGCCCTATGACCGCATTCGCAAAAACCGTGGAGAGGGGATTTTCGAGATTGTCTAA
- a CDS encoding heavy metal translocating P-type ATPase: MSNVKCDHCHLQFDESVMIKEGELHFCCKGCQGIYHLLKDEGLERFYDKLGEETLVPPTEQFEDSGNFNSPAFYDRYVTIDSEGFSEVSLIIEGIHCSACVWLNEKALHKMEGIVEAHINHTNNKARIVWDDEVLKLSQIIDMIRAIGYDAFPYDPQIQEARAEKERKDYYLRIAVAVFAMMNIMTIAVAQYAGFFTGMTQGIKNILNVAEWILSTPVLFYSGWVFFRGAYYGIRTRSVNMDILVATGASLTYLYSIYITLFELGEAYFDSVTMIITFVLVGKFLEVLSKKSAADTLDVLSKHVPGEVTLLKDGTQVNVSVNEVVVGDVILLKAGEKAGIDGEILSGEGSFDESSLTGESDPIYKRTGDSVVSGTTSIDAVVQYEATKDFEHSTLSNILTMLERSMAKKPRIEQLANRLSEYFSTVILLLAFGTFFVWWFWPHPFNIAFMVGISVIVIACPCALALATPVATLVGLGQGAKRGILFKEAAQLETLAQTDTLVLDKTGTITEGRPQVVDVQWYGTDSEGYRLKLQALLNASKHPVAIGVSEYLSGEAELTALPILDEVRQIAAKGMVARCEEQMLSGGNAALMRDQGIAPADESAHTLFYFAVGETLVARFELADKPRPDAAEAIRALTHAGIDVIMLTGDHERSARKVAAEVGIEHYHAELTPEAKAALVAQMQSEGHKVVMAGDGVNDILALAQAEIGIAMGNGSDIAIDVSDVVLMNDSLTSLEEAFRIGRATYGLVKQNLGLSLVYNAVTVPLAMAGYIIPLVAAISMSLSSLLVVGNSMRIAYSWKRAAKRR, translated from the coding sequence TTGTCTAACGTCAAGTGCGACCACTGCCATCTGCAGTTCGATGAATCGGTCATGATCAAGGAGGGGGAGCTCCATTTCTGCTGCAAGGGGTGCCAGGGGATCTATCACCTGCTCAAAGACGAGGGGCTGGAGCGCTTCTACGACAAGCTCGGCGAGGAGACCCTCGTGCCGCCGACGGAACAGTTCGAGGACAGCGGCAACTTCAATTCGCCGGCCTTCTATGACCGCTACGTCACCATAGACAGCGAAGGGTTCAGCGAGGTGTCGCTCATCATCGAGGGGATCCACTGCTCCGCCTGCGTCTGGCTCAATGAAAAAGCACTGCACAAGATGGAGGGCATCGTCGAGGCGCACATCAACCATACGAACAACAAGGCGCGGATCGTCTGGGACGACGAGGTGCTCAAACTCTCCCAAATCATCGACATGATCCGCGCCATCGGCTACGATGCTTTTCCGTACGATCCGCAGATCCAGGAAGCGCGGGCGGAGAAGGAGCGCAAGGATTACTACCTTCGTATCGCCGTCGCCGTTTTTGCGATGATGAACATCATGACCATCGCCGTGGCGCAGTACGCCGGCTTCTTTACGGGAATGACGCAGGGGATCAAGAACATCCTCAACGTCGCCGAGTGGATTCTCTCGACGCCGGTGCTCTTCTACAGCGGCTGGGTCTTCTTCAGGGGAGCCTACTACGGCATCCGTACCCGGTCGGTCAACATGGACATCCTTGTCGCGACCGGGGCGTCGCTGACCTATCTCTACTCCATCTATATCACCCTATTCGAGCTGGGCGAAGCCTATTTCGACTCGGTGACGATGATCATCACCTTCGTGCTTGTCGGCAAGTTCCTTGAGGTGCTCAGCAAAAAAAGCGCCGCCGATACTCTCGATGTGCTCTCCAAGCATGTACCCGGGGAGGTAACCCTGCTCAAAGATGGCACCCAGGTGAACGTCAGCGTTAATGAGGTCGTCGTCGGCGACGTCATTTTGCTCAAAGCGGGGGAGAAAGCGGGCATAGATGGGGAAATCCTCTCGGGCGAGGGGAGCTTCGACGAATCGAGCCTGACGGGGGAGAGCGACCCTATCTATAAACGCACAGGCGATAGCGTCGTCAGCGGCACGACGAGCATCGATGCCGTCGTACAGTATGAGGCGACGAAGGATTTTGAACACTCGACCCTGTCGAACATCCTGACGATGCTCGAACGCTCCATGGCCAAGAAACCGCGCATTGAGCAGTTGGCGAATAGGCTTTCGGAGTACTTCTCCACCGTTATTTTGCTGTTGGCCTTCGGTACCTTCTTTGTCTGGTGGTTCTGGCCGCACCCTTTCAATATCGCCTTTATGGTCGGTATCTCCGTCATTGTCATCGCCTGCCCCTGCGCCCTGGCGTTGGCGACGCCGGTGGCGACCCTGGTCGGCTTGGGGCAGGGGGCGAAGCGGGGCATCCTCTTCAAAGAGGCTGCCCAACTCGAGACCCTGGCGCAGACCGATACCCTGGTGCTCGACAAAACAGGGACCATCACCGAGGGGCGGCCTCAGGTCGTTGACGTACAGTGGTATGGCACAGACAGTGAAGGCTACCGCCTGAAACTCCAGGCCCTGCTCAACGCCTCCAAACACCCCGTCGCCATCGGCGTTTCCGAGTATCTCAGCGGTGAAGCGGAACTGACGGCACTGCCCATTCTCGATGAGGTGCGGCAGATCGCGGCCAAGGGGATGGTCGCGCGCTGCGAGGAGCAGATGCTCAGCGGCGGCAATGCCGCATTGATGCGCGACCAGGGGATCGCTCCCGCCGACGAGAGCGCGCATACACTCTTCTATTTTGCCGTCGGCGAGACACTGGTCGCCCGTTTTGAACTGGCTGACAAACCCCGCCCTGATGCGGCAGAGGCGATCCGTGCACTGACCCATGCCGGCATCGACGTCATCATGCTGACGGGGGACCACGAACGCTCTGCTCGGAAGGTGGCTGCGGAAGTCGGGATCGAGCACTACCATGCGGAGCTGACCCCCGAAGCGAAAGCGGCTTTGGTCGCACAGATGCAGAGCGAGGGGCACAAGGTCGTGATGGCCGGCGACGGCGTCAACGACATCCTCGCGCTGGCCCAGGCGGAAATCGGTATTGCCATGGGCAACGGCAGCGACATCGCCATCGACGTCAGCGACGTGGTCCTGATGAACGATTCGCTCACCTCCCTCGAGGAGGCGTTCAGGATCGGGCGGGCGACCTATGGCCTGGTCAAGCAGAACCTCGGCCTGTCTCTGGTGTATAATGCCGTCACAGTCCCATTGGCGATGGCGGGTTATATCATCCCCCTTGTCGCCGCAATATCGATGTCGCTGAGTTCCCTGCTCGTCGTGGGCAACTCGATGCGCATCGCCTACAGCTGGAAGCGCGCGGCCAAACGCCGCTGA
- the ccoS gene encoding cbb3-type cytochrome oxidase assembly protein CcoS produces MDSWVIIMMLAVSVFLGSLALLGIMWAIRTGQFDDKEKFLNQVQYDGEDELNDAAKQAEKKKAMKKKKEEYRPE; encoded by the coding sequence ATGGACAGTTGGGTGATTATCATGATGCTGGCCGTCTCGGTCTTTCTGGGATCGCTGGCACTGCTGGGGATCATGTGGGCTATCCGGACCGGGCAGTTCGATGACAAAGAGAAGTTCCTCAACCAGGTGCAGTACGACGGGGAGGACGAACTCAATGACGCCGCGAAGCAGGCGGAAAAGAAAAAAGCAATGAAGAAGAAAAAAGAGGAGTACCGGCCGGAGTAG
- a CDS encoding phosphatase PAP2 family protein — MKRTRRFSPFILMCALLLSSPGSANDTIERSGDALSVILPLCAAAATAYHHDGEGALQFAEAFATTMGVTYALKYSIDKRRPDGSGQDSFPSGHTAAAFSGASFLQQRYGTSYGLPAYLAAVYVGWSRVEVKAHAVEDVLAGATIGIIGTYLFTKKFNREISFLPVVGKKQYGLVFQKKF, encoded by the coding sequence GTGAAACGCACCAGACGCTTTTCTCCTTTTATCCTGATGTGTGCCCTGCTGCTTTCATCGCCGGGCAGCGCTAATGACACGATTGAACGATCGGGAGATGCGCTTAGCGTCATTCTTCCGCTCTGTGCGGCGGCGGCGACTGCCTACCATCATGACGGCGAAGGGGCGCTGCAGTTCGCCGAAGCGTTCGCGACGACCATGGGGGTCACCTACGCGCTCAAGTACAGCATTGATAAAAGGCGTCCCGATGGCAGCGGTCAGGATTCCTTTCCTTCCGGCCATACGGCTGCCGCGTTCTCTGGGGCCTCATTTCTGCAACAGCGTTATGGCACGTCTTATGGACTTCCAGCGTATCTGGCAGCCGTTTATGTCGGTTGGAGCCGTGTGGAGGTAAAGGCCCACGCCGTTGAGGATGTCCTTGCCGGTGCCACAATCGGGATCATCGGCACGTACCTGTTTACCAAAAAGTTCAATAGGGAAATCTCTTTTCTTCCCGTGGTCGGCAAAAAACAATACGGATTGGTGTTTCAAAAAAAGTTTTGA
- the rsfS gene encoding ribosome silencing factor, translating into MQKRLEKIIDVLDRNKAEAIELFDLRERDYFVDYVIIATSLGERHTHALLDYLKKDLKPGEQFNQVDESGEWIVVDLGDVLIHIMTPEYRSKYDMETFLTELAQKQDF; encoded by the coding sequence GTGCAAAAACGCTTAGAGAAAATTATTGACGTACTTGACCGCAACAAAGCGGAGGCGATCGAACTCTTCGATCTTCGCGAGCGGGACTACTTCGTCGACTACGTCATCATCGCCACCTCCCTGGGTGAACGCCATACCCACGCTCTTCTGGACTATCTGAAGAAGGACCTCAAGCCGGGCGAACAGTTCAACCAGGTGGATGAAAGCGGCGAATGGATCGTCGTTGATCTCGGTGACGTTCTTATCCACATTATGACGCCGGAATACCGCAGCAAATACGATATGGAGACTTTTTTGACGGAATTGGCTCAGAAGCAGGATTTTTAA
- the nadD gene encoding nicotinate (nicotinamide) nucleotide adenylyltransferase → MAIAIFGGSFDPPHAGHAAVVSRVLETLPIEMLYIVPAYVNPFKSGTHAPPALRLRWLERIFASMERVRVSAFEIEEGRPVPTIETVRHFKAVDPEIYLIIGADNIGTLTKWHEYEALNRMVTWVVASRPGSHVPANYLRLDVDVDVSSTELRSLEKTHLIPDGVREEIENYYKDIQCKNA, encoded by the coding sequence ATGGCGATAGCGATTTTCGGCGGTTCTTTCGATCCTCCCCATGCCGGGCACGCCGCCGTCGTTTCACGGGTTCTTGAGACCCTGCCGATCGAAATGCTCTATATCGTACCGGCATACGTCAACCCTTTTAAAAGCGGCACGCACGCCCCGCCGGCACTGCGTCTGAGATGGCTTGAACGCATTTTTGCCTCTATGGAGCGCGTCCGTGTCAGCGCATTCGAAATCGAAGAGGGTCGTCCCGTTCCGACGATTGAGACCGTCCGCCATTTCAAAGCGGTCGATCCGGAGATCTACCTCATCATCGGTGCGGACAACATCGGTACGCTTACGAAGTGGCATGAGTATGAGGCGTTGAACCGGATGGTCACCTGGGTCGTGGCCAGCCGGCCGGGCAGTCACGTCCCCGCGAACTATCTGCGCCTGGACGTCGATGTCGACGTCAGCTCGACCGAACTCCGTTCTCTGGAGAAGACCCATCTCATCCCCGACGGCGTCCGGGAAGAAATTGAAAACTATTACAAGGATATTCAGTGCAAAAACGCTTAG